In Leptospira sp. WS58.C1, a single genomic region encodes these proteins:
- a CDS encoding TetR/AcrR family transcriptional regulator, protein MPKIVNHEKYKAEILSKCVDILARRGYSAVSMREIATELDVSTGTLYHYFSTKEDIFKELVKFVLNKDIEELQVYSKGEDNQTIEKRVEALFTMVKDRETYFQNLLYIICDVSRLKNHEEEKQLIAEAMKEYVTIITKHLGITNPNLNRLLISIILGTVGQRIVDQESIKLDEVAEVVKDFMGVVLANTFTF, encoded by the coding sequence ATGCCCAAAATCGTAAACCACGAAAAATACAAAGCTGAGATTCTCTCTAAATGTGTGGATATTTTGGCCAGGCGAGGGTATTCGGCTGTTTCCATGAGGGAGATTGCCACAGAATTAGATGTTTCCACCGGAACCCTTTACCACTACTTTTCCACGAAGGAAGATATATTTAAGGAACTTGTAAAATTCGTACTGAATAAGGACATCGAAGAACTACAGGTCTATTCCAAAGGAGAAGATAACCAAACCATCGAAAAAAGAGTAGAAGCGCTCTTCACGATGGTAAAGGACAGAGAGACCTATTTCCAAAATCTTCTTTATATCATCTGCGACGTTTCTAGATTAAAAAATCATGAAGAAGAAAAACAACTGATCGCAGAAGCGATGAAAGAATACGTAACCATCATCACAAAACATTTAGGAATTACGAATCCGAACTTAAACAGACTTCTAATCAGTATTATTTTAGGGACCGTGGGCCAAAGGATCGTGGACCAAGAATCCATCAAACTGGATGAGGTAGCAGAAGTGGTGAAAGATTTTATGGGAGTGGTGCTGGCGAACACGTTCACTTTTTAA
- a CDS encoding AMP-dependent synthetase/ligase: protein MKTLADLYQSSKNKYGERPAFLTKNSSGEFDSVGFSELYELGLQLGTALIELEFPYKGHAAVLSDNRLEWIITDYAIVMAGGADVPRGTDVTDSDLNHILPHSGSTIVFAENDSVLKKLYQNQSAIQNVNTIILIDKNAKGTGKELRFWDLVQRGKELRDKGNREMEKRISQIQEEDLFTLIYTAGTTGRPKGVPLTHKNIMSQINRIPIKLSAGERILSILPVWHSFERMFEMVCIYFGAGTYYSSVRTLKEDLKKVKPTFMASAPRLWESVYQGIYATIAKSSSIKQSLFHAALFFSSNIQSAKRWLGFRELDLTGRNSLISFFVGILKLLQYILNILPATLLDLIVLSKIRQATGGELKGTVSGGGALPIHVDKFFNAIGIQVLEGYGLTETSPVISVRILDEAVIGTVGPLYKGTSLRVVDPNTSKILWTTEEGGPKGYGIKGEIHVKGDQVMSGYYHDEENTRKVMIDGWFNTGDLGMMTYNNCLKIVGRTKETIVLLGGENVEPVPIENILSQSEFILQCMVIGQDQKYLSALIVPNPEFFPDFKPGVGFSSAEEEKKCAVKIQGVIKSAISATNGFKSFERVVDFRLLPKPFETGDELTAKLSVKRHVVTDKYAGLIADIYSGKKEEVLR, encoded by the coding sequence ATGAAAACTCTTGCCGATTTATATCAATCGTCCAAAAATAAATATGGGGAAAGACCTGCGTTTCTGACTAAAAATTCTTCGGGGGAATTCGACTCGGTAGGATTTTCGGAATTGTACGAGTTAGGATTACAACTCGGGACCGCACTTATAGAATTGGAATTTCCGTATAAGGGACATGCTGCCGTTCTTTCAGATAACCGTTTAGAATGGATTATCACCGATTATGCGATTGTGATGGCGGGTGGGGCAGACGTTCCGAGAGGAACGGATGTTACAGATTCGGATCTCAACCATATTCTTCCCCATAGCGGGTCCACGATCGTATTTGCAGAAAACGATTCGGTCCTTAAAAAACTTTATCAAAACCAAAGCGCCATCCAGAACGTAAATACAATTATTCTAATAGACAAAAATGCGAAGGGTACGGGCAAAGAACTTAGATTTTGGGATCTAGTCCAAAGGGGAAAAGAACTAAGAGATAAGGGCAACCGAGAAATGGAAAAAAGGATTTCTCAGATCCAGGAGGAAGATCTTTTTACTTTGATCTACACCGCCGGAACAACGGGTCGTCCTAAAGGAGTTCCTTTAACTCATAAAAATATCATGTCTCAGATCAATCGGATTCCGATCAAACTGTCTGCGGGAGAGAGGATACTTTCTATTCTTCCAGTTTGGCATAGTTTTGAAAGGATGTTCGAGATGGTATGTATCTATTTCGGAGCGGGTACGTATTATTCTTCCGTGAGAACGCTGAAAGAAGATCTAAAAAAAGTAAAACCTACGTTTATGGCTTCCGCACCGAGGCTTTGGGAAAGTGTATATCAAGGGATATATGCGACTATCGCTAAGTCTTCGAGTATAAAACAGAGTCTATTTCATGCGGCACTATTCTTCTCTTCGAATATTCAATCCGCGAAACGTTGGCTAGGTTTTCGAGAATTGGATCTGACCGGAAGAAATTCACTGATTTCTTTCTTCGTGGGAATATTGAAACTTCTACAATATATTTTGAATATACTGCCGGCTACTCTTTTGGATCTGATCGTTCTGAGTAAGATCCGACAAGCTACGGGCGGAGAATTGAAGGGGACTGTTTCCGGAGGAGGAGCTCTTCCTATCCATGTGGATAAATTTTTTAACGCGATAGGTATCCAGGTTTTAGAAGGATACGGCCTCACCGAAACTTCTCCCGTGATATCAGTTCGTATCTTGGATGAAGCAGTGATCGGAACGGTAGGGCCTCTGTATAAGGGAACTTCTCTCCGTGTTGTAGATCCGAATACTTCCAAGATACTCTGGACTACGGAAGAGGGAGGGCCTAAAGGATATGGAATCAAGGGAGAGATCCATGTAAAAGGGGATCAGGTCATGTCCGGATATTATCATGATGAGGAAAATACTCGTAAGGTGATGATCGACGGATGGTTCAATACCGGAGACCTAGGAATGATGACTTACAATAATTGTTTGAAAATTGTAGGTAGAACAAAAGAAACCATCGTTCTTCTCGGAGGGGAAAATGTGGAGCCTGTTCCGATCGAAAATATTCTGAGCCAGTCCGAATTCATATTACAATGTATGGTGATCGGTCAGGATCAAAAGTATCTTTCCGCATTGATCGTTCCGAATCCTGAATTTTTCCCGGATTTTAAACCGGGAGTTGGATTCAGCTCGGCGGAAGAGGAAAAAAAATGTGCAGTGAAGATCCAAGGAGTCATCAAAAGTGCCATCTCTGCTACGAACGGTTTTAAGTCTTTTGAAAGAGTAGTGGACTTTAGATTATTACCTAAACCTTTTGAGACCGGAGACGAACTTACGGCGAAACTTTCCGTAAAACGTCACGTAGTGACTGATAAATATGCGGGACTTATCGCCGATATATATTCCGGTAAAAAAGAAGAAGTTCTAAGATAG
- a CDS encoding AraC family transcriptional regulator codes for MDLETGYLVFGAAFGCIWSLGILLSPASLGERTRAALIMFFSSLWLVGGATFLSGLVRKYPFLYGIHIPFALGIAPLLYIHFQITLLGLEVSKRELFLHFLPNLFCIILLLPFWLGGEEFRLRTLQEITQARSYSSILAFLQITPKISILSYFLPLLWMYRSYLFSSEQDENEERARRIFLLFICLVCFVIFWGLTGSILRRIEFVKESIFSLPVLLVLGFLLSQREPNWLGFVGKSLREVRYKKSRLKGMDESKIKDRLESLMKREKVYADEDLTLSQLAEELGLTNHQLSEFLNRRLAMKFSDYINSWRVEEAKVLLLEDPDRSILAISESVGFNSKSAFNEAFKKFADSTPSEFRKTAVLYKASLKF; via the coding sequence ATGGATTTAGAAACCGGTTATTTAGTTTTTGGAGCAGCCTTTGGCTGTATCTGGTCTTTAGGGATCTTACTTTCTCCGGCTTCTTTGGGGGAAAGGACGAGAGCCGCGCTAATCATGTTTTTTTCCTCTCTTTGGCTTGTGGGAGGTGCAACTTTTCTTTCCGGTTTAGTGCGCAAGTATCCGTTCCTATACGGGATCCATATTCCTTTTGCATTGGGAATAGCACCGCTTCTTTACATTCATTTTCAGATCACATTACTTGGACTCGAAGTTTCTAAAAGAGAGCTCTTTCTACACTTTCTACCCAATCTATTCTGTATAATTTTACTTTTACCGTTCTGGTTAGGTGGGGAAGAATTCCGTTTGCGCACATTACAAGAGATCACCCAAGCCCGAAGTTATTCCAGTATTCTCGCTTTTTTGCAGATCACTCCTAAAATTTCGATTTTATCCTACTTTCTACCGCTGCTTTGGATGTACAGAAGTTATCTATTTAGCTCCGAGCAGGATGAAAACGAAGAAAGAGCCAGAAGAATATTTTTACTCTTCATTTGTCTTGTTTGTTTTGTGATCTTCTGGGGACTTACCGGTTCTATTTTAAGAAGGATAGAATTTGTTAAAGAGAGTATTTTCAGTCTTCCTGTTCTTTTGGTGTTAGGCTTTTTACTTTCTCAACGTGAACCGAATTGGCTCGGATTCGTTGGGAAAAGTTTGCGAGAAGTCCGTTATAAAAAATCCAGACTGAAAGGAATGGATGAATCCAAGATCAAAGATCGTTTGGAATCATTGATGAAAAGGGAGAAGGTTTATGCGGATGAGGATCTTACACTTTCCCAACTCGCGGAAGAGTTGGGACTCACCAACCACCAACTTTCGGAATTTTTAAACCGACGTTTGGCCATGAAATTTTCGGATTATATCAATTCTTGGAGAGTGGAAGAAGCTAAGGTTCTACTTTTAGAAGATCCGGACCGTTCCATTTTAGCGATCTCTGAATCCGTCGGTTTTAATTCCAAATCCGCATTCAATGAAGCATTTAAGAAATTTGCGGATTCTACACCTAGCGAATTTAGAAAAACAGCCGTATTATACAAAGCATCTCTAAAATTTTAA
- a CDS encoding glycerol-3-phosphate dehydrogenase/oxidase, with amino-acid sequence MAKTKDVKTQSFQISSQVFDTLVVGGGITGATTLWDATLRGLKALLVEKNDFASGTTQATSKLIHGGLRYLKNAEFGLVRESLRERRILAKISPHALKTLGFIIPVYSNPEKWITNIGLRMYDYFSYDRNRDISSDSWIPKYRSLSPEEVVMEAPSLPRKGLKGGFLYYDYQNMNPERHTCEFIFSAEKKGGTALNYTELVAISKQGEVYQAILKDKRSGKTYPVFAKTVVNAAGPWADFVESLAGVGMDKVLVRSKGIHIVTRALTVSKAIVLKKRDKTHMFVLPWRGKTIIGTTDTVFSDSPDKFKVTRSDIQGLLEEINIAFGYTDLTESDVDFYYGGMRPLVEDPSEKSDTYNASRKTEILDHKEKGLPGFFTALGGKYTTSRHLAENITDKLCEYLPGKFLPCETDQVPLVSGEFSDLSSLIKGLSKKYPKLSGEYLETLGARYGSLAYEVLKYQKANDESLTLHNGEKFSTAEIRYIASEEKIEKGTDFFFRRSGVGVPGAPPMESMNRMIEELGKMLGWNPARKKAETSEILSRYHF; translated from the coding sequence ATGGCCAAAACGAAAGACGTTAAAACTCAATCTTTTCAGATTTCTTCCCAAGTTTTCGATACTCTAGTGGTGGGGGGAGGGATAACAGGTGCCACTACTTTGTGGGATGCCACCTTACGCGGGTTAAAGGCTCTTTTGGTGGAAAAAAATGATTTTGCTTCGGGGACCACTCAGGCCACTTCCAAATTGATCCATGGTGGTTTAAGATATTTAAAGAATGCAGAGTTCGGTTTGGTCCGAGAGTCCTTACGAGAAAGAAGGATACTCGCTAAGATCAGTCCTCACGCTCTCAAGACCCTAGGCTTTATTATTCCGGTTTATTCTAATCCTGAAAAGTGGATCACAAATATAGGTCTCAGGATGTACGATTATTTTTCGTACGATAGAAATCGAGATATTAGTTCGGATTCTTGGATCCCTAAATACAGATCCTTATCTCCGGAAGAAGTTGTGATGGAAGCGCCAAGTCTCCCTAGAAAAGGACTCAAAGGTGGATTTTTATATTACGATTATCAGAACATGAATCCGGAACGACATACATGTGAGTTCATCTTCTCCGCTGAAAAAAAAGGGGGAACTGCTCTCAATTATACGGAATTAGTCGCGATCTCGAAGCAAGGAGAAGTCTACCAGGCAATCTTAAAGGATAAAAGAAGCGGCAAAACCTATCCGGTATTTGCAAAAACTGTAGTGAATGCCGCAGGTCCTTGGGCGGATTTTGTGGAATCTTTGGCCGGGGTCGGAATGGACAAGGTGCTTGTCCGATCCAAGGGAATACATATCGTAACTCGGGCATTAACCGTTTCCAAGGCAATCGTTTTGAAAAAAAGGGACAAAACACATATGTTCGTTCTTCCTTGGAGAGGAAAGACGATTATCGGCACAACGGATACCGTATTCTCGGATTCTCCCGATAAATTTAAGGTCACCAGATCGGACATCCAAGGTCTATTAGAAGAAATTAATATTGCTTTCGGATATACCGATTTAACTGAATCGGACGTGGATTTTTACTACGGCGGTATGAGACCTTTGGTAGAAGATCCGAGCGAAAAATCGGACACTTACAATGCATCCCGTAAAACCGAAATTTTAGATCATAAAGAAAAAGGACTTCCCGGATTTTTCACAGCGTTGGGCGGAAAATATACGACAAGTAGACATTTAGCGGAGAATATCACGGATAAACTATGCGAGTATTTGCCAGGGAAATTTTTACCTTGCGAAACCGATCAAGTACCCCTAGTTTCCGGAGAATTTTCAGATCTTTCTTCTTTAATTAAAGGGCTTAGTAAAAAATATCCAAAACTTTCCGGAGAATACCTGGAAACTTTGGGCGCTCGATATGGAAGTTTAGCTTATGAAGTTCTTAAATACCAAAAAGCAAACGACGAGTCTCTTACCCTTCATAATGGAGAAAAATTCAGTACGGCAGAGATCCGTTATATTGCGTCCGAGGAAAAAATAGAGAAGGGGACCGATTTCTTCTTCCGTAGATCCGGAGTGGGAGTTCCTGGCGCACCTCCTATGGAATCTATGAATAGAATGATAGAAGAATTAGGAAAAATGCTGGGCTGGAACCCTGCTCGCAAAAAGGCGGAAACCTCGGAGATACTTTCAAGATATCATTTTTGA